From a region of the Brachyhypopomus gauderio isolate BG-103 unplaced genomic scaffold, BGAUD_0.2 sc64, whole genome shotgun sequence genome:
- the sdad1 gene encoding protein SDA1 homolog isoform X1: MSGRHNNKLPTNLPQLQNLIKRDPKSYTEEFLQQHRHYQSNMQVFKHQPNKPNKDLAELVMFLAQVSHCYLTELSSFPKELTELLLNHHTLLEPDLRMTFCKALILLRNKDLIEPTSLLELFFELLRCPDKLLRKTLYTHIVTDIKNINAKHKNNKLNTTLQNFMYTMLRDSNPIAAKISLDVLVELYKRNIWNDAKTVNVIVTACFSKVTKILVAALTFFLGKDEDEKKDNDSDSEDDGPCTRDLMVRYSTGKKTSKNKKKLEKAMKVLKKHKKKKKVEVFNFSAIHLIHDPQDFAEKLLKQLDSSKERFEVKMMMMELISRLVGIHELFLFNFYPFVQRFLQPHQREVTRILLCAAQASHQLVPPEVVQPVIMSIANNFVTDRNSGEVMTVGINAIKEIVARCPLSMSEDLLQDLAQYKTHKDKNVVMSARGLIQLFRDLNPHMLHRKDRGRPTEASTEARIQDYGELDVKDYIPGAEVLDVEEEEAKGDEDEDGWESVSMSESEEDEDGEWVTVHHSSDEDQEKVAEKLQNIPVEERNVKAAAVSTSRLLTQDDFRKIRLAQMAKDVNAAPGKGRKRKNDDDEDTERGELLTLRDIERLHKKPKSDKETRLATAMAGRTDRKDFVRKKSKLNPYASTSNKQKRKKKNFMMMRQSKNVRTKGKRSFREKQVALRDTLLKKRKQK; the protein is encoded by the exons ATGTCGGGACGACACAACAACAAGCTGCCCACAAATCTGCCCCAGCTGCAGAACTTGATCAAACGGGACCCGAagtcctacacggaggag TTCTTGCAGCAACATCGTCACTACCAGTCAAACATGCAGGTTTTCAAACACCAGCCAAACAAACCAAACAAGGACTTGGCCGAACTGGTGATGTTCCTAGCTCAG GTCAGCCACTGCTACTTGACGGAGCTCTCAAGTTTCCCCAAAGAACTGACTGAGCTCCTGTTGAACCACCACACGCTGCTGGAGCCAGACCTGCGAATG ACATTTTGCAAAGCCTTGATCCTTTTGAGGAACAAAGACTTGATTGAGCCCACAAGCCTTCTGGAGTTGTTCTTCGAGTTGCTGCGCTGTCCGGACAAACTTTTGCGAAAG actctgtacacacacattgtGACAGACATCAAGAATATCAATGCAAAGCACAAAAACAACAAGTTGAACACA ACTTTACAGAACTTCATGTACACGATGCTGAGAGACTCGAATCCCATTGCAGCCAAGATCTCCTTAGACGTGCTGGTGGAGCTGTACAAGAGGAACATTTG GAACGATGCCAAAACAGTGAACGTGATCGTGACGGCCTGTTTCTCCAAGGTCACAAAG ATCCTCGTCGCTGCACTGACATTCTTCTTGGGCAAGGATGAAGACGAGAAGAAGGATAATGACTCCGACTCGGAG GATGATGGGCCATGCACCAGGGATCTAATGGTCCGCTACTCCACGGGAAAGAAAACCTCTAAAAACAAGAAGAAGCTAGAAAAAGCCATGAAAGTCCTGAAG AAacacaagaagaagaagaaggttgaGGTTTTTAATTTTTCTGCCATACACCTGATCCATGATCCACAAG ATTTCGCAGAGAAGCTCCTGAAACAGTTGGACAGCTCTAAAGAGCGCTTCGaggtgaagatgatgatgatggagctCATCTCTAGACTTGTGGGAATTCACGAG CTCTTCCTCTTCAACTTCTACCCATTTGTGCAGAGGTTCCTGCAGCCTCACCAGAGAG AGGTCACCAGGATCTTGCTGTGTGCTGCGCAGGCTTCTCACCAGCTGGTCCCGCCTGAG GTCGTCCAGCCGGTGATCATGAGTATCGCCAACAACTTTGTGACGGACAGGAATTCAGGAGAGGTCATGACAGTAGG TATTAATGCGATCAAGGAGATTGTGGCACGCTGTCCTCTCTCCATGTCTGAAGATCTGCTCCAGGACCTCGCCCAGTACAagacacacaaagacaaga ATGTCGTGATGTCCGCCAGAGGGCTGATTCAGCTATTCAGAGACCTCAATCCTCACATGCTTCACAGGAAGGACAGG GGGAGACCCACCGAGGCGTCTACCGAGGCCAGGATCCAGGACTACGGAGAGCTGGATGTGAAGGACTACATCCCTGGAGCTGAGGTTCTGGacgtggaggaagaggaagccaAAGGAGATGAAGACGAAG atGGCTGGGAAAGTGTCAGCATGAGTGAaagtgaggaagatgaggatggGGAATGGGTCACTGTACACCATTCTTCTGATGAAGACCAGGAAAAAGTG gcgGAGAAGCTACAGAACATCCCCGTGGAGGAGCGTAATGTGAAGGCAGCTGCGGTCAGCACCAGTCGTCTCCTCACGCAGGACGACTTCAGGAAGATTCGTCTGGCTCAGATGGCCAAAGACGTCAACGCTGCACCCGGGAAAGGCCGCAAGAGGAAGAACGATGATGATGAAGACACGGAGAG AGGGGAGCTTCTCACACTGAGAGACATTGAGCGTTTGCACAAGAAACCCAAATCCGATAAAGAGACCAGACTGGCCACAGCCATG GCTGGTCGGACAGACAGGAAGGACTTTGTGAGGAAGAAGAGCAAGTTGAACCCGTACGCCAGCACCAGCAACAAGCagaagagaaagaagaagaacTTCATGATGATGAGGCAGAGTAAGAACGTCAGGACCAAAGGGAAACGTTCCTTCAGAGAGAAACAG GTCGCTCTTCGAGACACCCTGCTGAAGAAGAGGAAACAGAAGTAG
- the sdad1 gene encoding protein SDA1 homolog isoform X2 has protein sequence MSGRHNNKLPTNLPQLQNLIKRDPKSYTEEFLQQHRHYQSNMQVFKHQPNKPNKDLAELVMFLAQVSHCYLTELSSFPKELTELLLNHHTLLEPDLRMTFCKALILLRNKDLIEPTSLLELFFELLRCPDKLLRKTLQNFMYTMLRDSNPIAAKISLDVLVELYKRNIWNDAKTVNVIVTACFSKVTKILVAALTFFLGKDEDEKKDNDSDSEDDGPCTRDLMVRYSTGKKTSKNKKKLEKAMKVLKKHKKKKKVEVFNFSAIHLIHDPQDFAEKLLKQLDSSKERFEVKMMMMELISRLVGIHELFLFNFYPFVQRFLQPHQREVTRILLCAAQASHQLVPPEVVQPVIMSIANNFVTDRNSGEVMTVGINAIKEIVARCPLSMSEDLLQDLAQYKTHKDKNVVMSARGLIQLFRDLNPHMLHRKDRGRPTEASTEARIQDYGELDVKDYIPGAEVLDVEEEEAKGDEDEDGWESVSMSESEEDEDGEWVTVHHSSDEDQEKVAEKLQNIPVEERNVKAAAVSTSRLLTQDDFRKIRLAQMAKDVNAAPGKGRKRKNDDDEDTERGELLTLRDIERLHKKPKSDKETRLATAMAGRTDRKDFVRKKSKLNPYASTSNKQKRKKKNFMMMRQSKNVRTKGKRSFREKQVALRDTLLKKRKQK, from the exons ATGTCGGGACGACACAACAACAAGCTGCCCACAAATCTGCCCCAGCTGCAGAACTTGATCAAACGGGACCCGAagtcctacacggaggag TTCTTGCAGCAACATCGTCACTACCAGTCAAACATGCAGGTTTTCAAACACCAGCCAAACAAACCAAACAAGGACTTGGCCGAACTGGTGATGTTCCTAGCTCAG GTCAGCCACTGCTACTTGACGGAGCTCTCAAGTTTCCCCAAAGAACTGACTGAGCTCCTGTTGAACCACCACACGCTGCTGGAGCCAGACCTGCGAATG ACATTTTGCAAAGCCTTGATCCTTTTGAGGAACAAAGACTTGATTGAGCCCACAAGCCTTCTGGAGTTGTTCTTCGAGTTGCTGCGCTGTCCGGACAAACTTTTGCGAAAG ACTTTACAGAACTTCATGTACACGATGCTGAGAGACTCGAATCCCATTGCAGCCAAGATCTCCTTAGACGTGCTGGTGGAGCTGTACAAGAGGAACATTTG GAACGATGCCAAAACAGTGAACGTGATCGTGACGGCCTGTTTCTCCAAGGTCACAAAG ATCCTCGTCGCTGCACTGACATTCTTCTTGGGCAAGGATGAAGACGAGAAGAAGGATAATGACTCCGACTCGGAG GATGATGGGCCATGCACCAGGGATCTAATGGTCCGCTACTCCACGGGAAAGAAAACCTCTAAAAACAAGAAGAAGCTAGAAAAAGCCATGAAAGTCCTGAAG AAacacaagaagaagaagaaggttgaGGTTTTTAATTTTTCTGCCATACACCTGATCCATGATCCACAAG ATTTCGCAGAGAAGCTCCTGAAACAGTTGGACAGCTCTAAAGAGCGCTTCGaggtgaagatgatgatgatggagctCATCTCTAGACTTGTGGGAATTCACGAG CTCTTCCTCTTCAACTTCTACCCATTTGTGCAGAGGTTCCTGCAGCCTCACCAGAGAG AGGTCACCAGGATCTTGCTGTGTGCTGCGCAGGCTTCTCACCAGCTGGTCCCGCCTGAG GTCGTCCAGCCGGTGATCATGAGTATCGCCAACAACTTTGTGACGGACAGGAATTCAGGAGAGGTCATGACAGTAGG TATTAATGCGATCAAGGAGATTGTGGCACGCTGTCCTCTCTCCATGTCTGAAGATCTGCTCCAGGACCTCGCCCAGTACAagacacacaaagacaaga ATGTCGTGATGTCCGCCAGAGGGCTGATTCAGCTATTCAGAGACCTCAATCCTCACATGCTTCACAGGAAGGACAGG GGGAGACCCACCGAGGCGTCTACCGAGGCCAGGATCCAGGACTACGGAGAGCTGGATGTGAAGGACTACATCCCTGGAGCTGAGGTTCTGGacgtggaggaagaggaagccaAAGGAGATGAAGACGAAG atGGCTGGGAAAGTGTCAGCATGAGTGAaagtgaggaagatgaggatggGGAATGGGTCACTGTACACCATTCTTCTGATGAAGACCAGGAAAAAGTG gcgGAGAAGCTACAGAACATCCCCGTGGAGGAGCGTAATGTGAAGGCAGCTGCGGTCAGCACCAGTCGTCTCCTCACGCAGGACGACTTCAGGAAGATTCGTCTGGCTCAGATGGCCAAAGACGTCAACGCTGCACCCGGGAAAGGCCGCAAGAGGAAGAACGATGATGATGAAGACACGGAGAG AGGGGAGCTTCTCACACTGAGAGACATTGAGCGTTTGCACAAGAAACCCAAATCCGATAAAGAGACCAGACTGGCCACAGCCATG GCTGGTCGGACAGACAGGAAGGACTTTGTGAGGAAGAAGAGCAAGTTGAACCCGTACGCCAGCACCAGCAACAAGCagaagagaaagaagaagaacTTCATGATGATGAGGCAGAGTAAGAACGTCAGGACCAAAGGGAAACGTTCCTTCAGAGAGAAACAG GTCGCTCTTCGAGACACCCTGCTGAAGAAGAGGAAACAGAAGTAG
- the LOC143490274 gene encoding sodium-dependent organic anion transporter-like isoform X2, protein MAPSDVVTMWINGSSNVSSAEQNGTLPGDEAVKQALSKAMGATLVLVVFCMGCSVEVRKAWDHLRHPRGVLVGLLCQFGVMPLTSYLLALGLKLTPMQAVAVVILGSCPGGIISNIITYWLDGDMNLSITMTSISTLLGFGALPLCLYIYTRSWVQSGRIQIPYLNIAITFISLIIPVAFGVAVNYKWPNVARIIVKVGSLVGGLLIMSLSITSVLLWNVKWNLSSSLFLVGGIFPMMGFVAGFIIAAALRQPWNRCRTIAMETGAQNMNIFSTLLHLFFSVEQLAEVIILPITYGYVQLFGGVLMVIVFQMYKKLSGKKHSITPRKKQRFPRAQHPQGEINTVFRHDSTCEPEGGHRANDTS, encoded by the exons atgg CTCCTTCTGACGTTGTCACCATGTGGATCAACGGTAGCAGCAACGTTAGCAGCGCGGAGCAGAACGGGACGCTGCCCGGGGACGAGGCCGTCAAGCAGGCACTGAGCAAGGCCATGGGGGCCAcgctggtgctggtggtgttctGTATGGGCTGCTCGGTGGAGGTGCGGAAGGCATGGGACCACCTACGGCACCCGAGGGGCGTCCTGGTGGGTCTGCTGTGCCAGTTTGGCGTGATGCCCCTCACTTCCTACCTACTGGCACTGGGGTTAAAGCTCACGCCCATGCAGGCTGTCGCCGTGGTTATTCTGGGCTCCTGCCCCGGGGGCATCATCTCCAACATCATCACCTACTGGCTGGATGGGGACATGaacctcag CATCACCATGACGAGTATCTCCACCCTGCTGGGTTTCGGTGCTTTGCCTCTATGTCTGTACATCTACACTAGAAGTTGGGTCCAATCAGGAAGAATCCAGATTCCTTATCTCAACATTG CAATCACCTTCATCAGTCTGATTATCCCCGTGGCCTTTGGGGTCGCGGTCAATTACAAGTGGCCAAACGTAGCAAGAATCATTGTGAAG gTTGGTTCACTGGTAGGTGGGCTACTGATTATGAGTCTCAGTATTACCAGTGTTCTGCTGTGGAATGTGAAGTGGAACTTaagctcctctctctttcttgtcGGAGGCATTTTCCCCATGATGGGCTTCGTGGCGGGATTCATCATCGCTGCTGCACTACGACAACCCTGGAACCG GTGCAGGACCATTGCCATGGAGACAGGAGCTCAAAACATGAACATCTTTTCCACCTTGCTGCATCTGTTTTTCTCTGTGGAGCAGTTAGCAGAAGTCATCATTCTCCCTATAACGTACGGCTACGTCCAGCTGTTTGGGGGCGTCCTGATGGTCATAG TCTTTCAGATGTATAAGAAGCTCTCGGGTAAGAAGCACTCCATCACCCCCAGGAAGAAACAGAGGTTCCCCCGTGCACAGCATCCGCAGGGAGAAATCAACACTGTCTTCAGGCATGACTCTACCTGTGAACCAGAGGGGGGCCACAGAGCAAATGACACAAGTTAA
- the LOC143490274 gene encoding ileal sodium/bile acid cotransporter-like isoform X1 produces the protein MGRLTITALNWVNAVTFKGAPSDVVTMWINGSSNVSSAEQNGTLPGDEAVKQALSKAMGATLVLVVFCMGCSVEVRKAWDHLRHPRGVLVGLLCQFGVMPLTSYLLALGLKLTPMQAVAVVILGSCPGGIISNIITYWLDGDMNLSITMTSISTLLGFGALPLCLYIYTRSWVQSGRIQIPYLNIAITFISLIIPVAFGVAVNYKWPNVARIIVKVGSLVGGLLIMSLSITSVLLWNVKWNLSSSLFLVGGIFPMMGFVAGFIIAAALRQPWNRCRTIAMETGAQNMNIFSTLLHLFFSVEQLAEVIILPITYGYVQLFGGVLMVIVFQMYKKLSGKKHSITPRKKQRFPRAQHPQGEINTVFRHDSTCEPEGGHRANDTS, from the exons ATGGGAAGACTGACGATCACTGCACTCAACTGGGTCAATGCGGTTACGTTTAAAGGAG CTCCTTCTGACGTTGTCACCATGTGGATCAACGGTAGCAGCAACGTTAGCAGCGCGGAGCAGAACGGGACGCTGCCCGGGGACGAGGCCGTCAAGCAGGCACTGAGCAAGGCCATGGGGGCCAcgctggtgctggtggtgttctGTATGGGCTGCTCGGTGGAGGTGCGGAAGGCATGGGACCACCTACGGCACCCGAGGGGCGTCCTGGTGGGTCTGCTGTGCCAGTTTGGCGTGATGCCCCTCACTTCCTACCTACTGGCACTGGGGTTAAAGCTCACGCCCATGCAGGCTGTCGCCGTGGTTATTCTGGGCTCCTGCCCCGGGGGCATCATCTCCAACATCATCACCTACTGGCTGGATGGGGACATGaacctcag CATCACCATGACGAGTATCTCCACCCTGCTGGGTTTCGGTGCTTTGCCTCTATGTCTGTACATCTACACTAGAAGTTGGGTCCAATCAGGAAGAATCCAGATTCCTTATCTCAACATTG CAATCACCTTCATCAGTCTGATTATCCCCGTGGCCTTTGGGGTCGCGGTCAATTACAAGTGGCCAAACGTAGCAAGAATCATTGTGAAG gTTGGTTCACTGGTAGGTGGGCTACTGATTATGAGTCTCAGTATTACCAGTGTTCTGCTGTGGAATGTGAAGTGGAACTTaagctcctctctctttcttgtcGGAGGCATTTTCCCCATGATGGGCTTCGTGGCGGGATTCATCATCGCTGCTGCACTACGACAACCCTGGAACCG GTGCAGGACCATTGCCATGGAGACAGGAGCTCAAAACATGAACATCTTTTCCACCTTGCTGCATCTGTTTTTCTCTGTGGAGCAGTTAGCAGAAGTCATCATTCTCCCTATAACGTACGGCTACGTCCAGCTGTTTGGGGGCGTCCTGATGGTCATAG TCTTTCAGATGTATAAGAAGCTCTCGGGTAAGAAGCACTCCATCACCCCCAGGAAGAAACAGAGGTTCCCCCGTGCACAGCATCCGCAGGGAGAAATCAACACTGTCTTCAGGCATGACTCTACCTGTGAACCAGAGGGGGGCCACAGAGCAAATGACACAAGTTAA